A single Cydia splendana unplaced genomic scaffold, ilCydSple1.2 scaffold_42_ctg1, whole genome shotgun sequence DNA region contains:
- the LOC134805569 gene encoding uncharacterized protein LOC134805569 encodes MPNYVQASRMKKKNKMVTETVQDENLDPNENCSTSHGTSRQPANKKMLKRLRKKCKLLSNKCRRITAYNSIIITQKETNRKKYQRAKKEMQKTIDNLNLQLEKLKARQEILESTIKKTYQSNCSKNEKTVMQKLVRNSENKNLVSKMLGLKFKPRAKPKKIRRIDIKEITQFYLKDDVSRNTAGKKETRTKNKEKVQIRYLLDTLVNTFKKYKSEGGRYGFTTFYKHKPFYVLSPGLSSRNTCLCIKHSNFGFLHTAMVKHGLVTGGIKEIMSKVSCDTNNYNCMWNKCRQCKDINVVYEVTSDDKLDQPVEWSQWERVDHIYQKNDGETTKEMRTKKTAKVTKTGTLNDLKNQYEKDLVLFKKHHFNMIHQQAQYQKAITGLKQNEALIVCDFSENYDAKLANEVQSMHYGASNRQISLHTGMVFWKDYSQSFCTISDNTSHQPGAIWAHLIPIIDMIKQKTPDTTVIHFFSDGPSSQYRQKKNFYLLAYFTAKYGLKYTTWSFYEAGHGKNVADGIGGSVKRTLDKKVCCGNDVVDAKDAHHLLKQSLRITKVFLIDDCEIDRISNILPATLPVLKGTMQLHQIMTSDNGVPFKIKYRHISCFCGDMKGQCGCFSPQPHSVTTSDVLIAKTAMSSSLSCASGVIPEQNLTDDISETITLDNQHDNVPEPDLPLDLVDICVKPFTDDTPELIDHAVFPLGHENNVLLRNNQDSNYQCQRNTIDDIPVIYVEENHESLPVEIEPVREDMAELAKQTPEVDLISIDEISVNILETDKTSMAETISNRKSPIPDITVHVKNEPDKRCRSRCHPQKKILHQAVEKVTTRSAKKNLKQKTPLLDNTKHTEETQELEKHVSKNRTRKQFLHQRVEIVETRLTKKNQNIKRELKSPSEEKQIPDKRRIKKDQSAALQAVEKVVTSTNKTTQESMKCKQVTENTSSRKRPQRLLTSFLDCNKCLTSILGQKGKCIVCQKWYCTDCIDGNFGIDYICDSCLEGELAI; translated from the coding sequence GGCAAGTCGGatgaaaaaaaagaataaaatggTTACTGAAACTGTACAAGATGAGAATTTAGACCCGAATGAAAATTGTAGTACGTCTCATGGCACGAGTAGACAACCTGCCAACAAAAAGATGCTTAAAAGATTGCGAAAGAAATGTAAACTTTTATCAAACAAATGTAGGCGTATCACAGCCTATAACAGTATTATTATCACTCAGAAGGAAactaatagaaaaaaatatcaaaggGCCAAAAAAGAAATGCAAAAAACCATCGATAATCTAAACTTACAGTTAGAAAAATTGAAAGCAAGACAAGAAATTTTAGAAagcacaataaaaaaaacatatcagAGTAACTGTAGCAAGAACGAAAAAACAGTTATGCAAAAGTTAGTAAGGAATTCGGAAAACAAAAACTTAGTCTCGAAAATGCTAGGACTGAAGTTTAAACCCAGAGCTAAGCCAAAAAAAATACGACGAATTGATATAAAAGAAATTACGCAATTCTACTTGAAAGACGACGTCAGCCGTAATACGGCAGGGAAAAAAGAAACACGGactaaaaacaaagaaaaggTTCAGATACGTTATTTATTGGATACACTGGTTAATACgttcaaaaaatataaaagtgaaGGTGGGCGTTATGGTTTCACGACATTTTACAAGCACAAACCATTTTATGTCCTGTCGCCTGGTTTAAGCTCAAGAAATACGTGCTTGTGCATCAAGCATAGTAACTTCGGTTTCTTGCACACTGCAATGGTCAAACATGGATTAGTCACTGGTGGCATTAAAGAAATTATGAGCAAAGTATCTTGTGACACTAACAATTACAATTGCATGTGGAATAAATGCCGACAATGCAAAGACATAAATGTTGTCTATGAAGTAACCAGTGATGACAAATTGGATCAACCAGTCGAATGGTCACAGTGGGAAAGAGTAGATCATATCTATCAGAAAAATGATGGCGAAACTACTAAAGAAATGCGTACTAAAAAAACAGCAAAGGTTACGAAAACTGGAACCTTAAATGACTTGAAAAATCAGTACGAAAAAGACTTGGTATTGTTTAAGAAACATCACTTTAATATGATTCACCAGCAAGCACAGTACCAAAAGGCTATAACAGGATTAAAACAAAATGAAGCCCTAATTGTTTGTGATTTTTCCGAAAACTACGATGCTAAGCTGGCGAACGAAGTCCAATCTATGCATTATGGAGCGTCTAATCGTCAAATATCCTTGCATACAGGCATGGTATTCTGGAAAGACTACTCGCAATCTTTTTGCACCATATCGGATAACACGAGTCATCAGCCAGGAGCAATTTGGGCACACTTAATTCCTATAATTGATATGATCAAGCAAAAAACCCCGGATACGACAGTAATCCATTTTTTCTCGGACGGGCCATCATCACAAtaccgtcaaaaaaaaaatttttatttattagcttACTTTACAGCTAAATATGGCCTCAAATATACGACATGGTCATTTTATGAGGCTGGTCATGGCAAAAACGTTGCAGACGGAATCGGAGGGTCTGTAAAACGTACTCTGGACAAAAAGGTTTGTTGCGGTAATGATGTTGTCGATGCAAAAGACGCGCACCATTTGTTGAAGCAAAGTTTAAGAATCACCAAAGTATTTCTCATTGACGATTGCGAAATCGACCGCATATCGAATATTTTACCTGCTACATTGCCAGTGCTAAAAGGAACTATGCAGTTGCATCAAATTATGACCAGCGACAATGGCGTaccgtttaaaataaaatacaggcATATTAGTTGCTTCTGTGGGGATATGAAGGGACAATGTGGCTGTTTTTCACCACAACCACATTCCGTGACTACGTCTGACGTCTTAATTGCTAAGACGGCAATGTCTAGTAGTCTGTCTTGTGCTTCGGGAGTGATCCCTGAACAAAACCTGACTGACGACATAAGTGAAACAATAACACTTGATAACCAGCATGACAATGTACCAGAGCCTGATCTACCCTTGGACTTGGTAGATATTTGTGTTAAACCTTTTACTGATGATACACCAGAATTGATTGACCATGCCGTATTTCCTTTGGGACACGAAAACAATGTTTTGCTTCGGAATAATCAGGATAGTAATTATCAATGCCAACGTAACACCATCGACGACATACCAGTCATTTATGTCGAAGAAAATCATGAAAGTCTACCTGTAGAGATAGAACCGGTCCGTGAAGACATGGCAGAACTAGCGAAACAGACACCAGAGGTTGACTTAATATCTATTGACGAAATTTCAGTTAATATCCTGGAAACAGACAAGACATCAATGGCTGAAACAATATCAAACAGGAAAAGTCCGATACCTGACATTACCGTACACGTCAAAAACGAACCTGACAAACGCTGTAGAAGTAGATGTCATCCGCAAAAAAAGATTTTGCATCAGGCCGTAGAAAAAGTAACTACACGTTcagctaaaaaaaatctgaaacaAAAGACCCCACTACTGGACAATACTAAACACACTGAAGAAACACAAGAGCTTGAGAAACATGTTAGCAAAAATAGAACCAGAAAACAGTTTTTACATCAGAGAGTAGAAATTGTAGAGACACgattaactaaaaaaaatcagaaCATTAAAAGAGAATTGAAGTCACCCAGTGAAGAAAAACAAATACCCGACAAACGTAGAATTAAAAAGGATCAGTCAGCCGCTTTACAGGCTGTAGAAAAAGTCGTTACAAGCACAAATAAAACAACCCAGGAATCAATGAAATGTAAACAAGTTACTGAAAATACCAGTAGCAGAAAACGTCCGCAGCGGTTGCTGACTAGTTTTCTTGATTGTAACAAATGTCTCACCTCTATCTTGGGACAAAAAGGAAAATGTATAGTTTGCCAAAAATGGTACTGTACTGACTGTATTGATGGCAACTTTGGCATTGATTATATATGTGATTCATGTCTGGAAGGTGAGTTAGCAATTTAG